Proteins from one Penicillium digitatum chromosome 2, complete sequence genomic window:
- a CDS encoding Protein trafficking Pga2 — protein MSTPQADLSEKAAAAALDFFGQIYAFFELIVTRFFKNGYASIAQMSGKRWTKVIGSVIFYLLIRPYIEKTFKWMHDRDRRKEKEKREKERAQFGKVKVSPNSLRAGGDGGKGKVLGEVDNTDDELEDEEDLMAAASGVPEWNDMARKRQKNYIKRVKKDQRAEDLSRDQIMELLDWSEEEEVDVKVKKDL, from the coding sequence ATGTCCACACCACAGGCAGATCTGAGCGAAAAGGCCGCGGCCGCTgctcttgatttttttggcCAAATCTACGCTTTCTTCGAGTTGATTGTGACCCGTTTCTTCAAAAACGGATACGCCTCCATCGCGCAGATGAGCGGCAAGCGCTGGACAAAagtcatcggcagcgtgaTCTTCTACCTACTCATCCGCCCGTACATTGAGAAGACGTTTAAGTGGATGCACGACCGTGACCGTcgcaaggagaaggagaagcgcGAGAAGGAGAGGGCGCAGTTCGGGAAAGTCAAGGTGTCGCCAAACTCGCTGCGTGCCGGTGGTGATGGCGGAAAGGGCAAGGTCCTTGGTGAGGTTGACAATACGGATGATGAGCtggaggatgaagaggatcTTATGGCGGCTGCTAGTGGTGTTCCTGAGTGGAATGATATGGCCCGCAAGCGTCAGAAGAATTACATCAAGCGTGTGAAGAAGGATCAGCGCGCTGAGGATTTGAGTCGGGATCAGATTATGGAGTTGTTGGATTGGagtgaggaggaagaggttgATGTGAAGGTCAAGAAGGATCTTTGA
- a CDS encoding Bromodomain transcription factor, which translates to MEQTEEASLEERLKSALWLSIGKIVDEETIKLGVNATPQFIGALTEMVWAQIETVSQDLESFAKKATPGRLLKSGLCRFQPVIPNRIKLSLLDLYGL; encoded by the exons ATGGAGCAAACTGAAGAGGCTAGTTTGGAGGAG CGCTTGAAGTCCGCGTTGTGGTTGTCCATCGGCAAAATTGTGGATGAGGAGACTATCAAGCTGGGAGTCAATGCCACTCCGCAGTTTATCGGTGCCTTGACAGAGATGGTTTGGGCTCAGATAG AGACAGTCAGCCAGGATCTAGAATCCTTTGCAAA AAAAGCAACGCCAGGAAGACTCCTGAAGAGTG GATTATGTCGCTTTCAACCCGTGATTCCCAACCGAATTAAACT AAGCTTGCTCGATTTGTATGGCCTGTGA
- a CDS encoding UV-damage endonuclease has product MGAGGVILRFFNLGLRVLQFLDAAVILGIFSYFLAVLTRNDQTIVTWIKAVEGLAGAATAYSLLGIILSCCLGGVAFFAFLGVALDICFVGAMVAIAILTRDSVGKCTGIVDTPMGTGNANYDTASKNLKFGMACKLEKVVFAVAVIGIFFYLTSILFQILLARHHKREKRFGPSPTNGYTHGSRKAFWRRNKNIPEATGGADTLPGHPTPQELEMGAEPNTEKGWFSSWGKNQNAANAPVAIPAAGSYGYRSSAYTGNI; this is encoded by the exons ATGGGAGCCGGCGGGGTTATCCTGCGGTTTTTCAACCTCGGACTGCGTGTTCTGCAGTTCCTTGATGCCGCCGTCATTCTCGGCATCTTTTCGTACTTCTTGGCTGTCTTGACCAGGAATGACCAAACCATCGTGACATGGATCAAGGCTGTTGAAGGCTTGGCAGGAGCAGCAACCGCCTACAGTCTGCTCGGCATCATATTATCCTGTTGCCTGGGCGGTGTAGCCTTCTTTGCATTCTTGGGTGTTGCCCTGGACATATGCTTTGTGGGCGCGATGGTTGCCATCGCCATCTTGACTCGCGATAGTGTTGGCAAATGTACTGGAATAGTGGACACACCAATGGGCACGGGCAACGCCAACTATGACACTGCTTCCAAGAATCTGAAATTTGGCATGGCCTGCAAACTGGAAAAGGTCGTCTTTGCAGTGGCGGTGATCGGAAT CTTTTTCTACTTGACCTCCATCCTTTTCCAAATCCTTCTTGCCCGCCACCACAAGCGTGAGAAGCGGTTCGGTCCCTCCCCTACCAACGGCTACACCCATGGCAGTCGCAAAGCCTTCTGGCGTCGTAACAAGAACATTCCTGAGGCTACTGGCGGTGCCGATACTTTACCCGGCCACCCAACTCCTCAAGAACTGGAGATGGGTGCCGAGCCCAACACGGAGAAGGGCTGGTTCAGCTCGTGGGGCAAAAACCAGAACGCAGCCAATGCTCCGGTTGCTATTCCGGCTGCGGGTAGCTATGGTTATCGTAGCTCGGCGTACACTGGCAACATCTAG
- a CDS encoding Extracellular protein, putative — protein MKSTFILSGLLATTVSAHMQLSKPYPIRSPLNKDAKGEKDYSYTNPLSTSGSDYPCKGYANDDFEAVDTWQPGSSQEMTLEGSAVHDGGSCQLSLTYDKGKTFKVIESIEGDCPIAKKYQFDVPSDAPSGDALFAWTWFNKIGNREMYMNCAMITIGGSENRNATVDSEYHESKKAPIQKLDHKHTVKGPNNKANDQTSNSKANTHSPNAKSSFDSLPDIFVANVNQAGNCVTIEGQAVHFPNPGPKLVGEADGPGYKCSDHAPFLDSSSNSESQPSTTSVSKLEKKPAPTSTSSTTSISKFEKKPATTSTTTTTTTNAVSKIAQSFGTPSATANSRNLSTEASSGNQFSNNVVQWSCHSGDIICSPDGFSFALCSNNKPVFMGSVAAGTICRWGAITARQ, from the coding sequence ATGAAGAGCACATTTATCCTCTCTGGCCTTCTGGCGACTACTGTCTCGGCTCACATGCAATTGAGCAAGCCTTACCCTATCCGCAGTCCCCTCAACAAGGACGCCAAGGGAGAGAAAGACTATTCTTACACCAACCCTCTCTCCACCTCTGGTAGCGACTACCCATGCAAAGGCTACGCCAATGATGACTTTGAGGCCGTAGATACGTGGCAGCCCGGCTCTTCCCAAGAGATGACGTTGGAAGGGAGTGCCGTCCATGACGGCGGCTCATGTCAACTCTCGCTCACTTATGACAAAGGGAAAACTTTCAAAGTCATTGAGTCAATCGAGGGCGACTGCCCTATTGCTAAGAAATACCAATTTGACGTCCCATCGGACGCACCAAGTGGTGATGCTCTTTTTGCCTGGACGTGGTTTAACAAGATTGGCAACCGCGAAATGTACATGAACTGTGCTATGATCACGATTGGGGGCTCTGAAAACCGCAACGCTACTGTAGACTCCGAGTACCACGAGTCTAAAAAGGCTCCAATCCAGAAGCTTGACCACAAACACACAGTCAAGGGACCCAACAACAAGGCAAACGACCAGACGTCTAACAGCAAAGCCAATACCCACAGTCCAAACGCCAAAAGCAGCTTCGATAGTCTCCCAGATATCTTCGTTGCCAACGTCAACCAAGCTGGAAATTGTGTGACCATTGAGGGGCAGGCCGTTCATTTCCCTAATCCCGGTCCCAAGCTCGTCGGCGAGGCTGATGGCCCTGGCTACAAGTGCTCCGATCACGCTCCTTTCCTCGATAGCAGCTCCAACTCCGAATCACAGCCCTCCACCACAAGCGTCTCCAAGTTGGAGAAAAAGCCCGCTCCTACCAGCACCTCTTCTACCACAAGCATCTCCAAGTTTGAGAAAAAGCCCGCTACTACcagcaccaccaccaccaccaccaccaacgcTGTGTCCAAGATCGCCCAGTCCTTCGGCACTCCCTCCGCTACCGCTAACTCTCGTAATCTCTCCACCGAAGCCTCATCCGGCAATCAGTTCTCAAACAATGTCGTTCAATGGTCTTGCCACTCTGGTGACATCATCTGCTCTCCAGATGGattttcctttgccttgtgcTCTAACAACAAACCTGTCTTCATGGGCTCTGTCGCTGCTGGTACTATTTGCCGCTGGGGCGCCATCACTGCTCGCCAGTAA
- a CDS encoding UV-endonuclease UVE-1 produces MVRATEAPGPEVKPADILNGVLPLPAGQAEFALDPESDEEIPIDAEELKEALSRPPPVNSSYLPLPWKGRLGYACLNTYLRYSTPSVFCSRTCRIASILENRHPLQDPDQPTHPIKNRPDRDQPADVARGQAFVEGLALANVRDLVKIIRWNDKYGIKFMRLSSEMFPFASHKEYGYKLAPFASEVLADVGRVVAELGHRVTVHPGQFTQFGSPRKEVIENSVRDLEYHSEMLQLLKLPPQQDRDAVMILHMGGVFGDKAATLDRFRENYAILSQDIKSRLVLENDDVSWSVHDLLPICEELNIPLVLDYHHHNIIFDANEVREGTEDIIPLYGRISATWSRKNITQKMHYSEQTSPAITRRQRRKHSARVTTLPPCPPTMDLMIEAKDKEQAVFELMRNFKLPGYNLVNEMIPFMRPDENQPFKPPKRSKKNGGFVDLEGSIPPPRTIPDEEVGMGGADGRVYWPECMEEWLRPAKKIMKPKAALSPKKGIFKKGKIESVADAAPLDKPIKIETPVKKPPRATKRTPPSSRSRKRKASSPESTTESEETENTEEIPVELDSASASMSLSQRSSRAKKVNYTEDSFSVDAHAVGNIGLEFSTAVRSSRPQHRVPLVQLRSRDIVRRGKLAAAVPAKCLGIFDAIAGNAVRLDDRNLDALRGVLYPEYVKIENDLGDDIQVNELSEVGPVSAMGSVMAARLPWLLVETVEMVTALMVRQFYCCPIPEVVDKVGINCGWQKEYRSDQTLMTFAGTFLEDLTPLTEIAGLFGQPLEDALDQLDVDNDKKYCCGTEEATNWKDCYWAGKTGKGVYSCDDNHCKTGIEVELTTSYFGGGESCVVTIGPNMAVYASANAAITLSAHLKAEINIGSWDIQQTYPQTNQYPMAALESPNYDGTQTLGTPSVSASVSAVGELALHLKPKVTFGIVFDDRWDVPDCSVDLVLDGYVIFHAEASLSTDSDSSCPFSYGIDAGANVYGLLNAPSLYKWGGTMQVPIASVPRKHVYGQEWTGEH; encoded by the exons ATGGTCAGGGCAACTGAGGCACCTGGGCCTGAGGTGAAGCCGGCGGATATTCTTAATGGAGTTCTACCCTTGCCTGCTGGTCAGGCAGAGTTTGCATTGGACCCGGAATCAGATGAAGAGATTCCCATTGATGCGGAAGAGCTAAAAGAGGCGCTCAGCCGGCCCCCACCGGTGAATAGTAGCTaccttcctcttccttggAAAGGCCGATTGGGATAT GCTTGTCTAAATACGTACCTTCGCTATTCAACACCCTCTGTATTTTGTTCTCGAACATGTCGAATCGCCTCTATACTCGAAAATCGACACCCTCTCCAAGATCCCGACCAGCCCACACACCCGATCAAGAATCGTCCAGATCGCGACCAACCGGCTGATGTTGCACGCGGACAAGCCTTCGTCGAGGGGCTGGCCTTGGCGAATGTACGCGATTTGGTCAAAATCATTCGTTGGAACGACAAATATGGCATCAAGTTCATGCGACTTAGCAGTGAGATGTTCCCCTTTGCAAGTCACAAGGAATATGGCTATAAGCTGGCCCCGTTCGCCTCCGAGGTGCTGGCAGATGTCGGGCGTGTGGTTGCAGAACTTGGACACCGGGTGACAGTTCACCCTGGCCAATTTACTCAATTTGGATCGCCGAGGAAGGAAGTTATCGAGAATTCTGTTCGCGATCTCGAGTATCATTCGGAGATGCTCCAGCTACTCAAACTCCCCCCACAGCAAGATCGTGATGCGGTCATGATCCTTCATATGGGTGGAGTGTTTGGTGATAAGGCTGCCACGCTGGATCGATTCCGAGAGAACTACGCTATTTTGTCGCAAGACATCAAAAGCCGACTGGTTCTGGAGAATGATGACGTTAGCTGGTCCGTTCACGATCTACTGCCGATCTGCGAGGAGCTCAATATACCCCTTGTTCTCGATTATCACCATCATAATATCATTTTTGACGCCAACGAGGTCCGAGAAGGCACCGAGGATATTATACCTCTGTACGGGCGTATTTCAGCAACATGGTCTCGGAAGAATATCACCCAGAAGATGCATTATTCCGAACAAACCTCACCCGCCATCACCCGACGCCAACGGCGCAAACACAGTGCTCGCGTAACTACATTGCCCCCTTGTCCGCCGACCATGGATTTGATGATTGAGGCCAAGGACAAAGAACAAGCCGTATTCGAGTTGATGAGAAACTTCAAACTCCCCGGCTACAATCTTGTGAACGAAATGATACCCTTTATGCGCCCTGACGAAAACCAGCCATTTAAACCACCCAAAAGGTCCAAGAAAAACGGGGGCTTCGTGGACCTAGAAGGCTCAATACCGCCGCCTCGCACCATTCCAGACGAAGAAGTCGGAATGGGTGGAGCGGACGGCAGAGTCTACTGGCCCGAGTGCATGGAAGAATGGCTCCGGCCGGCAAAGAAAATCATGAAGCCTAAAGCTGCGCTAAGTCCCAAGAAAGGTATCTTCAAAAAGGGTAAGATTGAGTCTGTCGCAGACGCTGCTCCCCTAGATAAGCCCATCAAGATAGAAACGCCAGTAAAAAAACCCCCCAGAGCCACGAAACGCACGCCTCCATCGTCTAGATCTCGCAAGCGCAAGGCTTCATCACCCGAGTCCACCACAGAGTCTGAAGAGACTGAAAACACTGAAGAGATTCCAGTGGAACTAGACAGTGCTTCGGCTTCGATGTCACTTTCTCAACGAAGTTCACGTGCGAAGAAAGTGAACTACACCGAAGACAGT TTCTCCGTTGACGCCCACGCAGTAGGAAACATTGGCCTGGAGTTCAGTACCGCAGTCCGCAGCAGTCGTCCCCAGCACCGTGTTCCACTCGTACAGCTCCGCAGTCGTGATATTGTTCGCCGTGGCAAACTTGCTGCAGCAGTCCCCGCTAAGTGCCTCGGCATATTTGATGCAATTGCGGGAAATGCTGTTCGCTTGG ATGATCGGAATCTCGATGCCCTACGAGGCGTCTTATACCCAGAGTATGTGAAGATTGAGAACGACCTGGGCGATGAT ATTCAAGTAAATGAACTTAGCGAGGTGGGCCCGGTCTCTGCAATGGGCAGTGTCATGGCGGCGAGGTTGCCCTGGCTTCTAGTAGAAACGGTGGAAATGGTCACTGCACTGATG GTTCGTCAATTCTACTGCTGTCCGATTCCTGAAGTGGTGGATAAAGTTGGGATAAACTGTGGCTGGCAAAAGGAATACCGCTCTGACCAGACTCTGATGACCTTTGCGGGCACCTTTTTAGAAGACCTTACCCCTTTGACAGAGATTGCCGGTCTGTTTGGCCAGCCTCTTGAGGATGCACTCGATCAATTGGACGTTGACAATGATAAGAAATACTGCTGCGGTACGGAGGAGGCAACAAATTGGAAAGACTGCTACTGGGCT GGAAAAACTGGAAAGGGAGTTTATAGCTGTGATGACAATCACTGCAAGACCGGAATTGAGGTAGAGTTGACAACGAGTTACTTCGGTGGTGGAGAAAGCT GTGTGGTCACGATCGGACCGAACATGGCAGTTTACGCGTCGGCCAATGCAGCCATTACGCTGTCTGCACATCTCAAAGCAGAGATCAACATTGGCTCCTGGGACATTCAGCAAACCTACCCCCAAACGAACCAATATCCAATGGCCGCGCTAGAGTCTCCGAACTATGATGGAACCCAAACACTTGGAACCCCTTCAGTCTCGGCCTCTGTTAGTGCTGTGGGAGAGCTAGCACTTCATCTCAAGCCCAAAGTCACATTTGGCATCGTATTTGATGACCGATGGGATGTTCCTGATTGTAGCGTGGACCTTGTTCTGGACGGCTATGTCATTTTCCACGCAGAGGCATCTCTATCCACAGATTCAGACAGCTCATGCCCCTTCAGCTATGGTATCGACGCGGGAGCGAACGTTTATGGGCTGCTCAATGCACCAAGCCTCTACAAATGGGGTGGAACAATGCAAGTCCCGATCGCCAGCGTACCACGAAAGCACGTATATGGACAGGAATGGACTGGCGAGCACTAG
- a CDS encoding Actin cytoskeleton organization protein App1, putative yields MSQSGLSSTCGPGSGDGAAASGSRRKKVYEYFKAANELRQAYTSQWSAQRNEYDEDYYNTPGAFPDVEMARSGNEEMVVFPSYARRLAEKRNTGTSTRPRRDSWSETIDDYRGATHEDGHLYTPSWDAIETEDSVVAVDVRGWIYSPGRGPMSRKHRLMIALARKLSGISAPTGTANDESNDKISGKGDDEYIDKEIQTLVAKAEKEADPAWKGSNAEQKNQPATPLSKDEISVANAHLMERLRPFLTNPVGSMPVTVFFFNDDESKSRNILTDESGHFTLRATLPFVPTHIRVLASEDLSVARPIEVIDPVGISLISDIDDTVKHSAIASGAKEMFRNTFIRELGELTVEGVSDWYRKMANEGVQIHYVSNAPWQLYPLLERYFKIVGLPPGSFHLKQYSGMLQGIFEPTAERKRGSLEQILRDFPERKFILVGDSGEADLEVYTEIVLANPGQILGVFIRDVTTSETQNLVGKAVGHLDQSKRSRSSPHVVDHSDAATNRPMLPPRRGTTVDSTVTIGHHEPDPKDLDLEDLIDLTDLIIGDQPPPAGLTHPATPRPRPAKPIKPSALRMVSTPADLAKSSKPSSLRNVATLPDVQKRESKPAPAQEPPKRKPVPPVPPRRGVPKTDILIDLNPSHSTSQSNIGTSMDEIPSSWLKGYDDGSAGAQSQSQGTRAKPPPPRPPPRRTNTGSSTTCSDPSVSTTSTTPVLTPAPASGIQSYSAAAAQAAYQGFQYASDRFNFSGSASGLRNSQPNRSLGRTGTNESGVPPAPVPNKREELWRRRWDRASEVLEQHGVVLGCWRVGEDAQPVCAWLLEQAVKDIKAARLKGGH; encoded by the coding sequence atgtcgcagtctggACTTTCATCAACATGTGGTCCAGGGAGTGGTGACGGTGCTGCTGCCTCTGGTAGCCGCCGAAAGAAGGTCTACGAATATTTCAAAGCGGCCAATGAGCTACGACAGGCCTATACCTCACAGTGGTCGGCGCAGAGAAATGAATACGATGAGGACTACTACAATACCCCTGGTGCATTTCCGGATGTTGAAATGGCACGGTCAGGCAATGAGGAAATGGTGGTCTTCCCCAGTTATGCTAGGAGATTGGCTGAGAAGAGGAACACAGGTACCAGTACACGTCCGCGACGTGACTCGTGGTCAGAAACTATCGATGATTACCGGGGTGCAACCCACGAGGATGGTCATCTCTACACGCCTAGttgggatgcaattgagacGGAAGATTCAGTCGTGGCCGTTGACGTGCGTGGCTGGATTTACTCTCCTGGTCGGGGACCGATGAGCCGAAAGCACCGGCTGATGATTGCTTTGGCCAGAAAGCTGAGCGGGATCTCTGCACCAACTGGAACTGCAAATGATGAAAGTAACGACAAGATTTCTGGGAAGGGAGATGATGAATACATTGACAAGGAGATCCAAACACTAGTCGCCAAGGCTGAGAAGGAAGCAGACCCGGCTTGGAAAGGCTCAAATGCGGAGCAGAAAAACCAACCAGCTACACCATTGAGCAAGGATGAAATATCTGTAGCAAATGCTCATTTAATGGAAAGACTTAGGCCGTTCTTGACGAACCCTGTTGGGAGCATGCCAGTGAcggttttcttcttcaacgACGATGAAAGCAAGTCTCGAAATATCCTGACGGACGAATCAGGTCATTTTACTCTTCGCGCTACGCTGCCCTTTGTGCCAACCCATATTCGCGTGCTGGCATCTGAGGACCTGTCTGTCGCAAGACCTATTGAGGTCATTGACCCGGTTGGAATCAGTTTGATCAGTGACATTGATGACACAGTCAAGCACTCAGCCATTGCTAGTGGAGCGAAAGAGATGTTCCGCAACACCTTCATCCGTGAATTGGGTGAACTTACAGTCGAAGGAGTTAGCGACTGGTACCGCAAAATGGCCAATGAAGGTGTGCAAATACACTATGTATCGAATGCTCCCTGGCAGTTGTATCCTCTCCTTGAGCGGTACTTTAAGATAGTGGGATTGCCTCCGGGCTCCTTCCATCTCAAACAGTACTCGGGCATGCTTCAAGGAATCTTTGAGCCCACCGCAGAGAGGAAGCGGGGTTCATTGGAACAAATTCTGCGCGACTTCCCAGAACGCAAATTCATTCTTGTCGGCGACAGTGGTGAGGCTGATTTGGAAGTTTACACTGAGATTGTATTGGCAAATCCTGGCCAGATCCTCGGCGTCTTCATTCGTGATGTTACGACCTCCGAAACTCAGAATTTAGTCGGCAAAGCCGTCGGTCATCTTGACCAGTCCAAGCGGAGTCGCAGTTCGCCACATGTAGTGGACCACTCAGATGCGGCTACCAATAGACCGATGCTACCTCCTCGACGTGGTACTACTGTTGACTCTACAGTGACCATAGGCCATCATGAGCCAGATCCAAAAGATCTTGACCTTGAAGACCTGATTGATCTCACAGATCTCATCATCGGTGATCAGCCGCCTCCGGCGGGGCTTACCCACCCCGCCACTCCACGGCCACGCCCAGCGAAACCAATTAAACCATCTGCACTACGCATGGTCTCTACACCAGCTGATTTGGCGAAGAGTTCTAAACCATCTTCTCTCCGCAACGTTGCTACACTTCCAGATGTGCAAAAAAGAGAGTCCAAACCGGCGCCAGCACAAGAGCCCCCCAAGCGTAAACCAGTCCCACCTGTGCCTCCCAGACGCGGAGTGCCCAAGACAGACATACTGATTGATTTGAATCCATCACATTCGACCTCCCAGAGTAACATTGGAACATCAATGGATGAAATTCCTTCTTCGTGGCTCAAAGGCTACGATGATGGCTCTGCAGGCGCTCAAAGTCAATCCCAAGGTACACGCGCCAAGCCACCACCGCCACGCCCTCCTCCGCGTCGCACCAACACTGGGTCTTCAACAACCTGTTCAGATCCCAGTGTATCAACTACATCAACGACGCCAGTTCTGACTCCGGCTCCTGCGAGTGGCATTCAATCATACTCAGCGGCAGCCGCCCAGGCTGCATACCAAGGGTTCCAGTATGCAAGCGACCGATTCAACTTCTCGGGATCTGCCTCTGGGCTACGAAACTCCCAACCCAACCGATCACTTGGGAGAACAGGGACTAATGAGTCGGGCGTGCCGCCTGCGCCCGTCCCAAACAAGCGCGAGGAGCTTTGGCGACGTCGTTGGGATCGCGCGAGCGAAGTGCTTGAGCAGCATGGCGTAGTGCTAGGCTGTTGGCGGGTCGGAGAAGATGCACAGCCTGTTTGTGCGTGGTTATTGGAGCAGGCGGTGAAAGATATTAAAGCTGCTCGTTTGAAGGGAGGCCATTGA
- a CDS encoding Cytochrome b5, putative: protein MPSETLIRAEIAKHNTEDSLWCIIDHQVYDLTDFVDAHPAGAVVLAQVAGQDATSEFYNLHRQEVLEKYRDQFFIGVVEGEKPEVIVPVPGALSPVPYAEPLWLRPQFKSPYYKETHRRLQKAVREFTDKYVTPEA from the coding sequence ATGCCATCTGAAACTCTCATACGCGCGGAAATCGCGAAGCACAACACCGAGGATTCCCTCTGGTGCATCATCGATCACCAAGTCTATGATCTGACCGATTTTGTCGACGCACACCCCGCTGGTGCCGTCGTACTTGCTCAGGTTGCTGGCCAGGACGCAACATCAGAATTTTACAATCTGCATCGCCAGGAGGTGCTGGAGAAATACCGTGACCAGTTTTTCATCGGCGTCGTTGAAGGCGAAAAACCCGAGGTCATAGTGCCCGTTCCTGGAGCCTTGAGCCCCGTGCCCTACGCAGAACCATTATGGCTGCGACCCCAATTCAAATCCCCTTACTACAAGGAGACCCATAGACGCCTGCAAAAGGCCGTCCGGGAATTCACGGATAAATATGTGACACCCGAAGCGTAA
- a CDS encoding Acyl-CoA dehydrogenase family protein, whose protein sequence is MRLGPGKHLHNRTLLGGVVDGKEFDYLHDMIVVQELVRANARGFQDGNIAGMAISLTAVQQWLHDPVLKKRLNDEVLSGQKKMCLAITEAFAGSDVAGLKTTAEKTPDGKNYVVNGTKKWITNGMFADYFVTGCRTEKGFSVLLISRGEGVETKQIKTSYSTAAATAFVQFENVNVPVGNLLGEEHKGFVVIMSNFNHERFMLVAAVVRMSMMVVEETMKWSNQRIVFGKKLIEQPVIRQKIARMISLAESNQAWLESIAYQMCNMTYTQQANHLGGPIGLLKSHCTQAAGEITSLATNIFDGRGITQSGMGKVIEIFHRTYKFDAMPSWVELRRFWQIWESGRQ, encoded by the exons ATGCGACTTGGCCCCGGGAAGCATCTGCATAACCGCACCTTGCTCGGTGGAGTGGTGGATGGAAAGGAGTTTGATTATCTCCACGATATGATCGTAGTACAGGAGTTGGTCCGTGCCAATGCCAGAGGCTTCCAGGATGGCAATATAGCCGGGATGGCTATTAGTTTGACAGCTGTTCAGCAATGGCTGCATGATCCGGTACTCAAGAAGCGCCTCAATGATGAAGTCTTGTCGGGTCAGAAGAAGATGTGTTTAGCTATCACAGAGGCCTTTGCCGGTAGCGATGTGGCGGGCCTGAAAACTACTGCAGAGAAGACTCCTGATGGAAAAAATTATGTTGTAAATGGAACAAA GAAATGGATCACAAATGGCATGTTCGCGGACTACTTTGTCACTGGCTGCCGCACCGAAAAGGGTTTCTCGGTGCTTTTGATTTCTCGCGGTGAGGGCGTGGAGACTAAACAAATCAAGACCTCATATTCGACTGCCGCTGCCACTGCTTTCGTGCAGTTTGAGAATGTCAACGTTCCGGTTGGGAATCTCCTAGGCGAGGAGCACAAAGGTTTCGTCGTTATCATGAGCAACTTTAATCATGAGCGGTTTATGTTGGTCGCCGCTGTAGTCCGCATGTCAATGATGGTTGTAGAAGAGACGATGAAATGGTCAAACCAGCGCATCGTTTTTGGCAAGAAGTTGATTGAACAGCCGGTTATTCGTCAAAA AATTGCTCGCATGATCTCTCTAGCTGAATCTAACCAGGCATGGCTTGAGTCCATCGCCTATCAGATGTGCAACATGACATACACTCAGCAAGCGAATCATTTGGGTGGACCTATCGGGCTACTTAAGTCACACTGTACCCAAGCTGCAGGCGAGATCACCAGTCTCGCTACTAACATCTTTGATGGTCGTGGTATCACTCAGTCAGGAATGGGCAAGGTCATTGAGATATTCCATCGCACATACAAGTTCGATGCCATGCCATCTTGGGTGGAACTGAGGAGATTTTGGCAGATTTGGGAGTCCGGCAGGCAATGA